The stretch of DNA CTGGTCGGCCAGCTGAACCAGCAGGGCGATCTCCTGGGACTGCCACTGGCGTGGGCCTCGGCAGTGGTGAACACACAGCAACCCCCACAGCTCGCTGCCGCAGTTGATCGGGACAACCAGGTTGGCCTGCACCTGAAACCGCGCCAGCAACGCTCGGTAGCAGGGGGCGATATCGGCCTGACTGACATTGCCGATAGGGTGGGTACGGCCCTGGCGGTAGCTGTGGACCAGCTCAGGGCTGGTCAGAAAGCAGGTATCTTCGACGGTGAGGCCCAGGGTGGCGGCCCAGGGGGGCAGCACCGCCTCGACTACCATGGTGCCGCTGAAGTCAGGGTTGAAGCGGTAAATCAGCACCCGATCGGTCTGCAAGAACTGCCGGATTTGGGTCACGGTGGTCTGCAAAATTGCGTTCACATCCAGCGACTGATGGATGTGCTGGGTCATGGTGCGAATCAGGCGCTCCTCTTCGGCCTGGCGGCGCAGAACCGTTTGGGCTTCGACCAGGAGCGTGATGTCGGTGGCAACGGAACCAAAAATGGGGCTGTTGTCGCCATCGGTGCCCACCGGAAACAGCACGGAACGGTAGACCTTTTGCCGATCGCCCAGCTGCAGCGTATCTTCGACCGTCAGTGGAGTCTGGGTTTTCACCAGCTGCCGCACTCGGGCCATAAAGGTGTTGGCGATCACCGCTGGCAGCAGGTCGACAAAGGCTTTGCCGACGATCTCCTCGGGCCTCAGCCCAAACTGGTCAGCGGTGGCCCGGTTGACCCGCAGGTAGCGCCCATCGATATCAAAGATATTGACCAGGGCCGGGGTGTTGTCGATAAAGGCCTGCATTTGCTGGTGGGCGTCGACCAGGGCCTGATCGGTCGGCCTGCGATCGCCCAGGTCGAGCCCAACGCCGTGCAGCGATTGCTGGGCCTGCCGCTGCTCGCTGAGGTCCTGGCCCAGGCTGGCGATCTGCCGGACCTGGCCCTCAGGGCTGGCCCAGACGGTATAGTTCCAGGCAATCAGACGTCGATCGCCGCTGCGGGTTAATACTTCGCCGCTGTGGTGGGTGGGGCACTGCCTGCGGGCGATCGCCGCCGCAAAGAGCGCTTGTTGCTCCTGCCGCTGCTCAGCGGGAACAAACAGCTCAAACCAGCTGCGGCCGACGACGTCCTGGCTTTGCCAACCGATCAGCTCGAGCAGGTAGTCGTTGCAAAAGACGATGTTGCCCCCGGTATCGGTAATCAACCCGGCCAGAGCCATACTGTTCAGCAGGGTGCGAAAAGGCTGCTCAGGGGCTTGCGGCTCACTGATGGGGTCAGTCGTTGCGGTTTGTGCCCGCCCTGCGGGCGAGGGGTCGGGGGCAATCGACATCCCATCATCGTTCATACAGGCGGCTCTTGGAGGGCAAACGGGACGGAGGACTTCACGCTTTGGCCGTTTAGGGACAGATTAACCAGGGGGAAACAACTTATTTTTCCCCACCTGGCCCCATCCTTTGGAGCCGCGATTTACAGCTCTTAATGCTTCTTTCTTAATGCTCTTTATCGTAGCGACCTACCCACAAAAATTTGGGGATGGTGCGATCGCACCATCCCCAAACCCGCATACCAAATTCAGCGGGGTCTACATAAACTGCTGCCAGTTTTCGCTGCGGTAGAGGGCCCGTTCGGCCCGGCGCCGTCGCTGCAGGCCGGGCATCACGTTGCCCCCGGCGTAGACCCAGCGGCCAAATTCTTCGGCAGCCCCAGCAAAGTCGCCCGCATTGTGTTTCTTCAGCAGCGTCGAGGTCTGCAAATTGCCGGGACCAACATTGAAGGTAAAGGACACCAGGGCCGAAAACTGATCGCTGGTGGGAGTGCGGGTGACCGCGTTGGCCACCACCTTTTCGTACTTGGCCAGGTCGCGCTTGAGAATGTCTTCAGCCTCGGCTCGGGTGATGGTCAGCCCCCGGTACACCTGGGGTGGCCCGGCGGCAGAGGTGTGACCGTAGCCAATGGTCCAGGGTTCGCCGCCGGTACCGGGGTCGGGGTAGGCACTGAGACTCAGTCCCTCAAACCCTTTCACAATTTCTAAGCCAGCGGCGTTGATGGTGTTGCCCGGTGGGGGCGGTGGGGGTGGCGGCGGCGGCAGGGGCTGTGGCTCCGGTGCTCCGGTACCGATGGACACCGTCATGGCGCGGGGGTAGTCGCTGCGCAAAAACCAGGTTCGGATGCTGCCAATATTGACCACCTGCTCTTTGGGGTTGGTGCTGGAGGGGTATTTGGTAATTCGAGAGATCCAGTAGCCTCCCTGCATCAGGTAAATCGCAATGTCTGTTTCTTTGATCCAGGTGCCCATGAAATCTCCCCGGAATAGGCCGCATACCAGGAATTTACAATACTTTCGCCAGAATGGGACACTGAATTCTGCCATTTTGGCCCGGACACGAAACCCTGTCTCCCGCTACGGGCGCAACATTGCTCTGCGGTTGGCTGGAGAAACGGTCAGGGCGTCAGGGTATGGATGTGCCAGGCAGGCGATTCAGTCGTTAAGATGTTCTAAGGTTTGCGTTTTTCAGGCTTAATGTTTTTTCAGGTTGCGAATTTTTGCTATGGCTTTGCTCTCAGCGACCGCTGATCTGCCTTCTCGCCTGGTTTCTCCCACCATTCGTCGCCTGCCCAACGGCCTGACGGTCATTGCTGAGCAAATGCCTCTGGAGGTCGTCAACCTGAGCCTCTGGCTGCGGGTGGGCTCGGCGGTCGAAAGCGACGCCATCAACGGCATGGCCCATTTTCTGGAGCACATGATTTTTAAGGGCACCCAGCAGTTGCAGTGCGGCGAGTTTGAGCGCCGGGTGGAAGAGCGCGGGGCCTTTACCAATGCCGCCACCAGCCAGGACTATACCAAGTACTACATCACCACCGCCCCCCAGGACTTTGTCGCCCTGGCGCCGCTACAAATTCAGATGGTGATGACCCCCCGCCTCAGCGACGATGACTTTGAGCGCGAGCGCCCGGTGATTCTAGAAGAAATTCGCCGCGCCGACGACAACCCCCGCCGCCGCACCTACGCCCGCACCATGGAACTGGTGTTCGACCGCCTGCCCTACCGTCGCCCGGTGCTGGGCCCGGCCTCGGTGGTGGAAACCTTGACCCCGGCACAGATGCGCACCTTCCACAGCACCTGGTACCAGCCCCAGAGTATGACGGCGGTGGCGGTGGGCAACCTGTCGGTGGAAACGCTGATTGCCACGGTGGCCGAAGGATTTGACCGGGCCATGGCCCAGCGCACCCCCCCCGCTACTCCTGCCGTAATGGAGCGATTTAAGCCCCTGGTGCCCGGCGACCTGGAGCCCCCCTTCGAGTCGGTGCGGCGGGCTGTCCACATTGACCCAGCCCTGGCCCAGGCGCGCCTGCTGATGGCCTGGCGAGTGCCTGGAATAGCCCAGCTCGACGACACCTATGGCCTGGATATTGTGGCCTCAATTTTGGGGCGGGGGCTGACCTCGCGGCTGGTGCGCGACCTGCGCGAAGACCGCAAGCTGGTGACCAGCATTAGCTGTAGCAACATGACCCTGGCCCACCAGGGGGTGTTTATGGTGTCGGCCCAGCTGCCAACAGAGAATCTGGCGGTGGTCGAGGCCGCGATCGCCCAGCACATTGCCACCATCACCCAGGTGCCGGTGAGCCAGGCCGAGCTGCGCCGGGTGCAGACCCAGGTGGCCAATCGGTTTGTGTTTGCCAACGAAACCCCCAGCGATCGGGCCGGGCTCTACGGCTACTACCACACCCTGACTGGCGACATCGCCGAAGGCCTCAACTACCCGGCCTACATCCAGAAGCTCTCCGTCGAAGATGTGCTGCGGGCAGCCCAGAGCTACCTCTCGGCTGAGGCCTACGGCGTGGTTGCCCTCCAGCCAGCAGCTTAGGGCGGGTTGAGTATGTGGACTGCGATCGCTCAGCATATTGCCGCCAAAACTGGCACCGCCTTTACCGTGGCCGACCGGCGATCGGTGGGAGGTGGCTGCATCAATCAGGCCTACCAGCTCAGCGACGGCCGCCAGTCGTTTTTCATTAAGCTCAACCAGGCGTCGCAGGTGGCTATGTTCGAGGCCGAGGCCCTGGGCCTGAAGGAGATGTACGACAGCCAGACCATTCGCGTGCCCAAACCGATCGCCTGGGGCATAGTGGATGGCTCGGCCTACATTGCCCTGGAGTGGCTGGATCTGGGCGGCGGCGGCGAGGCCTGGGGCCGCATGGGCGAGGCGCTGGCCGCCATGCACCGGGTGACCCACGATAAAGGCTTTGGCTGGCACCAGAACAACACCATTGGGGCCACCCCCCAGCCCAACCCCTGGACGGCCACCTGGCTGGAGTTTTACCGCGAGCACCGGCTGCGCCACCAGTTTCGCCTGGCGGGCCGTCGCGGCGGGCGGTTTCCGCGTCAGCACGAGCTGCTGATGGTGCTGGGCGATCTGCTGGCAAACCACGACCCGGCCCCCAGTCTGGTGCACGGCGACCTGTGGTCGGGCAATGCGGCGGTGACGACGGAGGGTGAGCCGGTGATTTTGGACCCGGCGACGTATTACGGCGATCGCGAGGTGGACATCGCCATGACCGAACTATTTGGCCGCTTCCCTGCTGCCTTTTATGACGCCTACAATGCTGCCTACCCGCTCGATGCAGGCTACAAGACCCGCAAAACGCTCTACAACCTGTACCACATCCTCAACCACTTCACGCTATTTGGCGGCAGCTACGAATCACAGGCCAACCGCATGATCGATCAGCTACTGCGGTGACGTGTTGGGGGTATTGGCAGGCCCGGTGGACTGCTCTAAAAACTCAACCGACCGCTCTAGGGCGAGCTGACCCGCCTCGCTGTCTAAAACAAACTGGTACTCGTGGCCCAGCCCCGGTTCGTGATCGGTGGGAAAGAATAGGGTATTGACTGGCACCCCCAGTTGCTCCAGGCGATCGGCCAGGGGCAGCGAATGGGGCAGCAGCGGGTCGGCATTGCCTGCCGAGATAAACGATGGCGGAAAGTTGGCGGTAACGTAGTCGGTCACGTTGGCCAGAGAAAAGTAGGCGTTTTCTGAAAAATTTTTGTCGCCGCTGTAAGACCACAGCACGGTAGTCATGAACCAGCCAAAGGCCCCGCTGAGGTTAGCCGCATGGATGTTGTAAGGTCCGCAGTAGAGCACCATGCCCGCAATCTGCTCGGGAGTCACCGTGGGAGTAATGCCGAGCGCCTGGGCGTAGGTGGGCTCGGTGATCGCCACGGCGAGCTGAGCTGAGATGTGAGACCCCGCCGAGTCTCCGGCCAAAAATAGGCGGTTGGGGTCTACATGCAGGCGATCGCTGTGCTTGACCAAATACCCCAGCGCCTGGTTGACCTGGCGAATGGGGGTGGGAAACGTGGCCCTCGGCGCGATGGAATAGCCGACGCTGACGACGGTAAAGCCGCGAGCAGCCAGCACCTGGGCATAGTTGCCGATCTGTTCTTTGTCGCCTGAAATATACGCGCCGCCGTGGCTCCACACTACCGTCGGCAGCGTCTCGCCCTCGGCCAGGTCGGCGGGAAAGTAGACATCGAGGTAGGCATTGCGATCGCCTACCGCATAGTTCTCATCGAGAATCGACGATACGGTATCTGGCAAGTGGGATTCGAGGGCCGCAGAAATGTCTGCCGCACCGGCATCAAAGGCTCTGCGAATCAGCAGCGCTGAGGGCCAGGGGCTGAGGCGAAAGGCGGCATAGGGCCAGCACCAGCCACCACCAACAGCCCCAGCGCCGAGGCCAGCCCCACCGCCAGCGCTTTGCCGTAGCGTTTTAGCCGACATTCCGCAGGTTGACAGGAGTTAATTTAGGAGATAGTACCGGCAGGCCGGGAAGCCCATAAGGCGAACGATTTTGTTGCGTTCTTCTGAGAGGTTGCTGACCTGCTGAGAAGAGCCGATAGAGACCAAGTGAATGGCCTGAAACTTCTGCAAAATCCAGCGAAAGGTCGGATTGCGAGTGGGGCGCTGCTTTTGGTCGAGCACCGTGTCATCGGCTTGGGCGAGCTGCGCTCTGAGTTTGCGCTGGCCAAGACTGTAGACCAGCAGCGTCAAGGCCATGACGAGGGCGAGGGCCTCAACCCGCTGCGGTTTTTTGACAAAGACACTGCTGGTGAAGAAGAGGGGGTCTTTGAGAAAGCGAAAGCCGCGCTCAACGTGCTGCTGAGCTTTGTACTCTTGCAGCAGGCGCTGGGCCGGGTAGGTGTCGTCATCCAGGACGTTGGTAGCCAGAATGAAGCGACGATAGCGCTGTTGGCACTGGGCCTCATACTCAGCGGTGCGTTCCAGGGTCGCCTGCCATTGATAGCCTAACGTCGGTGAGTCTGAGGGTTGAGAGCGCTTGGGCCGACCGGGGGGACGCTTAGCAGCGACCGAGACCAGCGCCACCTGAGTCAGGGTGTAGCCGGTGAGGGAGTCTTGAAAGCGCAGGAGTGCATCCATGGCATCG from Leptolyngbya sp. KIOST-1 encodes:
- a CDS encoding M16 family metallopeptidase encodes the protein MALLSATADLPSRLVSPTIRRLPNGLTVIAEQMPLEVVNLSLWLRVGSAVESDAINGMAHFLEHMIFKGTQQLQCGEFERRVEERGAFTNAATSQDYTKYYITTAPQDFVALAPLQIQMVMTPRLSDDDFERERPVILEEIRRADDNPRRRTYARTMELVFDRLPYRRPVLGPASVVETLTPAQMRTFHSTWYQPQSMTAVAVGNLSVETLIATVAEGFDRAMAQRTPPATPAVMERFKPLVPGDLEPPFESVRRAVHIDPALAQARLLMAWRVPGIAQLDDTYGLDIVASILGRGLTSRLVRDLREDRKLVTSISCSNMTLAHQGVFMVSAQLPTENLAVVEAAIAQHIATITQVPVSQAELRRVQTQVANRFVFANETPSDRAGLYGYYHTLTGDIAEGLNYPAYIQKLSVEDVLRAAQSYLSAEAYGVVALQPAA
- a CDS encoding fructosamine kinase family protein; its protein translation is MWTAIAQHIAAKTGTAFTVADRRSVGGGCINQAYQLSDGRQSFFIKLNQASQVAMFEAEALGLKEMYDSQTIRVPKPIAWGIVDGSAYIALEWLDLGGGGEAWGRMGEALAAMHRVTHDKGFGWHQNNTIGATPQPNPWTATWLEFYREHRLRHQFRLAGRRGGRFPRQHELLMVLGDLLANHDPAPSLVHGDLWSGNAAVTTEGEPVILDPATYYGDREVDIAMTELFGRFPAAFYDAYNAAYPLDAGYKTRKTLYNLYHILNHFTLFGGSYESQANRMIDQLLR
- a CDS encoding alpha/beta hydrolase, with translation MSAKTLRQSAGGGAGLGAGAVGGGWCWPYAAFRLSPWPSALLIRRAFDAGAADISAALESHLPDTVSSILDENYAVGDRNAYLDVYFPADLAEGETLPTVVWSHGGAYISGDKEQIGNYAQVLAARGFTVVSVGYSIAPRATFPTPIRQVNQALGYLVKHSDRLHVDPNRLFLAGDSAGSHISAQLAVAITEPTYAQALGITPTVTPEQIAGMVLYCGPYNIHAANLSGAFGWFMTTVLWSYSGDKNFSENAYFSLANVTDYVTANFPPSFISAGNADPLLPHSLPLADRLEQLGVPVNTLFFPTDHEPGLGHEYQFVLDSEAGQLALERSVEFLEQSTGPANTPNTSPQ
- a CDS encoding lysozyme, with amino-acid sequence MGTWIKETDIAIYLMQGGYWISRITKYPSSTNPKEQVVNIGSIRTWFLRSDYPRAMTVSIGTGAPEPQPLPPPPPPPPPPGNTINAAGLEIVKGFEGLSLSAYPDPGTGGEPWTIGYGHTSAAGPPQVYRGLTITRAEAEDILKRDLAKYEKVVANAVTRTPTSDQFSALVSFTFNVGPGNLQTSTLLKKHNAGDFAGAAEEFGRWVYAGGNVMPGLQRRRRAERALYRSENWQQFM
- a CDS encoding IS1634 family transposase, producing MVADAAFYSEPNLQQVGSLPWLSRVPQTLKAAQTLVDSAPDSLSERPCDLDGYRLWEQRQRYAGVEQRWILVESPHRRESEDWLKPLEKQEKGLQRSLRQLCSQVFACKPDAMDALLRFQDSLTGYTLTQVALVSVAAKRPPGRPKRSQPSDSPTLGYQWQATLERTAEYEAQCQQRYRRFILATNVLDDDTYPAQRLLQEYKAQQHVERGFRFLKDPLFFTSSVFVKKPQRVEALALVMALTLLVYSLGQRKLRAQLAQADDTVLDQKQRPTRNPTFRWILQKFQAIHLVSIGSSQQVSNLSEERNKIVRLMGFPACRYYLLN